The region TGGTAACGATCTGTCACCATCGCCCCGCGACGATTCCAACGTTTTCGCCCCACAATATGGACGGTCTTCACCAGAAAAGCATTGGCGGTGCGTACGACGGTTCCGATATTCGAATCGTTCTCGAAGTTCTCAATCGCGATATGCAGCGGGTGCCGACGCTGATCCAAATCCGCGACGATTGCCTCCATGGACCAGTAGCGGTACGCGTCCACGACGTTGCGACGGTCGCCCTCGTCGAGAAGCGTTTGATCGAACTCTTCCCCCACCGGGCGCGGCTGGCCGGGGTGCTCAACCTCCCACGGGCCGACGCCAACCCGAGCCTCGAACCACTCCGTAGGCCCCTTGCCCGGCGCGGGCTCGAATGGAGCATCGCCCGATGCGCCGTTGTCGCTCTCCGCATCCGAAACCGGCCCACCGGAGGCTGCCCCAGAAGGCACAAGCTTAGGATCGGTCAACGGCCAACAACCCCTCCACCAGGAAAACCTGCGCCATGGTGTAGGTGTCCATCACCGCAGCATTCAAAAGCCTACCGACGACACCTTGCTCATCCACGAGCTTGCGCGCCATCAACAACGTATCGGAAATGAGGAAGAGGTTACCGCCGTGGCCAAGCCCGAAAGCCGGATCGGCCACAGGAAGCCCCGACGGCTCATCTGTGGACAAGCCCGGAGCAGAAGCCACGAGCGCGGGGTCATCTGCAAGTACAGAAGTCGCAGCCAGCAGTGGGCCATAACCCACCGCCGCGGGCAGCATCGACGGCTTCAGGGCCGCAACCAGCGGAATTGAACCTGCCCACAGCGGGAAGCGAATCGCGGTGCGCACAGCGTCCATGCGGGCGCCCGCACGCCACAGCAGAACGTGATAGGCAGCATGATTCACCGCGAACGCAGCCGACCCCTTATTGAGGTTCGGCTTGTTGGGCATCAGCAGTAAATCCCCCAGCCAACCGCCCGCAAGGCCGATGAGCAGGGCGGAGGTCGTAAAGCGAGAGGTTTCCCCACGGCGGCGCCAAACGTTGACGGCGAGTAGGGGCATGAGCACGGTCTTCGAGACGCGGCGAGGACCCTCCCAACCAAAAGCGCTCGAGACAACGTTGACAGCGCTCGCGGCGAGGTAGCCGACGCGCTCAGGCGCACTGCGGAAACCATTCTTCTCCGGACCGCCTACGACGTCACGTGAGATGGACACCAAAGCGCCGAGACCTTCGGTGGTACGGCGAACAAAAACATCGGAAAGGGACATGTTAGGCCAGTCCCAAATCGTCGAGACCAAGCAAGAATCGGTACTCAAGGCCCTCTGCTCGAATCACATCGCCAGCGCCAGTTGCACGATCAACGACGGTAGCTACGCCGACGACCTCTGCGCCAGCCTCACGGAGCGCGGCAACAGCAGTCAGCGGCGAGTTGCCCGTAGTGGTGGTGTCCTCAACGACCAGCACCTTCTTACCGACGATATCCGGGCCCTCAATGCGACGCTGCATGCCGTGCTTCTTGGCTTCCTTGCGGACGACAAAGGCATCGATCGGTCGTCCCTCCGCATGCATCACAGAGGTGGCGACGGGATCAGCGCCAAGAGTCAGGCCGCCGACATGAGCGTAATCCCAGTCCGCAGTCAGCTCGCGGAGCAGGGAACCAATCAGACGAGATGCTTCATTATGTAGGGTCGCACGACGAAGATCCACGTAGTAATCGGCCTCCCGGCCGGAGGACAGCGTGACCTTACCGTGGACGACAGCCAACTCCTTCACGAGCTCAGCAAGGCGCTGCAGCTTAGTGGAATCAACATTGGTCATTTGAGAACTCCTTTTAGTTTTGATGCTTAGCGACGTGACGATTTGAAGCAGTCTAGGTAAAAGTTGCGCATTCGGAGAGAAGCGCCCGGTCAATCCTTATCCTGAGCAGACGAGGTGGCTTCTCCCTTCGACTTTTCAGCGCTATCTGGCACCTCTGAGTCTTCGGAGGCTACCGAGGTAGCGGGCGCTGGCGAGTCGGATTCGGAGTAGTCCTTAAAGATGCTAGCCGGGCGAGCATTCGACCGGACGATGCTCCCCCCTCTCTCCTTCAGCTGACTGTGATCTGGGTCCTCGCCCAACGCCGGAATGTCCTCACTATGCGCGCGCATGTCCGCTGGCATACCGACATCACTCACTCCCATCCTGCGAGCTGTCAGGCGAGTCGGAAGCTCCTCCGACTTCAGAGAAGACTCACGAACCGGTCTCCACGAGGACTTATCGATTGTCTGAAACTCCTGCTCCTTAGGGCCTGCACGATTCGAGCCCTCTTCATCAGCGCCCGCCCCGGGTTCATCACCAATCCCATCAAGTTCTTCAACATCCAAGACGTCCACGACCTCCAACGGCTCTTCGTCGGCCGAAGAAAAATCTGCGCTTCCCGGGGAGGACGATGTCGGGGCACCGGACTTACCTTCCGGAACCACCTGTAGGCGGCCTCCGTGTAAACCGCTCGCCCGCTGGTTCTCATCCACTGCGGCCGCAGTCAATTGCAGCCGGGTCGGATCCCACTGCCCCGTCTCCAGCGAATAGGTTTCCCCCTCGGCTGGGGGGAGACGCCTCGCGATATCGGAGAAAGCAGCCAAAGATTCGAGCGCTCGATCCCACTCTTCCGAGTCTGCACCAGGAACCAGTTGGGCCAAAGACCATTCATTTTCCGACCAAATGCGTTCAATTACCGGGTCCAATTCAGCCAGCATCCGATTTGCGCGGTCGTCGAAAACGCGATGAATGAGTTCCGGTGTCGTTGCCGCAACCTTGAGACCGGCCTCTGTAGCAACATGCGGCAGAGATGTCTCGCCACTGCGACGTAACTCGAAAACCTCATCGCTTGCGACGGTCCGTCGCAAGGCGAGGAAGGTGACCCCAGAGATATCAGCCAGGTGCATTTCACGGCCATGCGAGAAACCGGAAACAACGGCTTTCGCATCACCACCGGGTGTCCTCCGCCAGTAGCTGGGAAGCTCGCGATCAGTCCGAGCAAAGGTCGCATTGCGCGCAACTGCCCATGCTTTGCGCTGTTGACGAAGTCGGCGCCCACGAAGTGGCCGTCGGGAATGCTCCTCCTTGCGGGGTGCCGATGCGGAGGCAGCGACCGGTTGTCCTCCGCCGGCGCTCTCGTGGCCGGAATCAGCGTTCTCGGTGCTATCGGCACTCTCGCCCTCGTCGCGGGAGTGCGACTCAGCTTGCGGAGTTTCGGTAAGCCCTGAAGCTTCTGTCTCCTTTGGCCCGTTTTGGGCTTCCGGCTCTACTGACGCCCCGTCCCTCGCTTCGGATGCTTCAGTCGCTGCGGAATCTGGCTGACCTGCGTTGGCAGAATCGCCAGAATCCTGGGCAACTTCCTGCTCACCAAAACCAGAGGGGCTAGAGGCACCCTCGACAGGATTGTTATTGGTGGCACCACCGGTCACGCCCGGCTCGGTCACCTCAATTGAGAGAGCCGCGTCGTTGGGCTCTTCCGAGCCGTCGGCCTGAAGACCATCCTGATCCGCGCCCTCGAGGAACTTTTCGTCTCCATCCAGATTATGTTCATGATCCGCAGTGTTCGAAGAGCCACCCTTTCCGAGTTCTCTAGCAGAGTCAGTGTTCGCATCTGCCGATTCCTCGTTTAATGAGTTATCAGACTCCGACTGATGAGCATGCGCGGCAAGATGTTCTGAAGTGTTCGAACTCGAGTTGGAAATGCCGTCGGCTGGGTGTACTGCGCTGCTCTGCTTGCGGCTGCGACGGTCCACGATAAGCAGGACTATAGCCACAACGATTAGGCCTGCAGCGAGGATGAAAACAAATGGAATCATTAACCACTTAGCTTAGGCCAGATGCGTACTCGAGTTTGGCAGGCGGAGCCGGTCTAGGTCCGAATGCCCCTGGCGGAGCTGCCAGCGCTACAGCCGGACAATTGGCAGTTTGGGGTTTCCGGCCCACTGGGACCAACCACCCACATAGAGGGAGGCTCCCGTGATTCCGGCTTCTTCCAGAGCCTGAATAAACAGTGAGGAATGCAGCCCGGAACCGGAGTAGACCGCAACATTCGAACCATCGACAATTCCGACCGCTGCGAACTTTTCGCGTAGCTCCTCGACCGGCAAGAATCCACCTCTTTTATTCTGAAGGCTGCGGGCCGCCAGGTTCACAGCGCCGGGGATGTGCCCCGCCTGCAGATCGACACGCTCGGTCCGCCCCTCGAAACGGAGAGCCTCACGGGCGTCCACAAGGATGCCTTTTTCAGGCCAGCTCTTCACTTCTTCGATGCCGACAACCGGCATGTTTCCCGAAGTTACTGGCACACCTCCGGGATGAGGGAGGTTTCCGGGGCCAAAAGCGGTTTCCTGGCCCTGGCGTTCCCACTCTGCCAGGCCGCCCGACAATACACGGACATTCTTCAGTCCTGCCCATTTGAGAATCCACCATGCACGGGAGGCGAACAGACCATCGCCAGCGTCATAGACGATGACCAAATGGTCCGACTGAACACCCCACCGGCGTACGGCATCACGAACACGCTCAATCTCCGGTAGCGGGTTTCGCCCATCTTCACGACTGGGGATTCCAGCCAGATCCATTGCTGGGTCGCAGAACACGGCGAGCGGAATATGCGCCGTGGTGTAGCAGTCGTAAGGAGTTTTCTCGCGGGTCCAGCGCGCGTCAACAACGACGATGTGGTTTCCTCCGCGGATCAATTCCCGAAGTTCTTCAACCGAGATGGATGTT is a window of Corynebacterium lactis RW2-5 DNA encoding:
- a CDS encoding lysoplasmalogenase, with amino-acid sequence MSLSDVFVRRTTEGLGALVSISRDVVGGPEKNGFRSAPERVGYLAASAVNVVSSAFGWEGPRRVSKTVLMPLLAVNVWRRRGETSRFTTSALLIGLAGGWLGDLLLMPNKPNLNKGSAAFAVNHAAYHVLLWRAGARMDAVRTAIRFPLWAGSIPLVAALKPSMLPAAVGYGPLLAATSVLADDPALVASAPGLSTDEPSGLPVADPAFGLGHGGNLFLISDTLLMARKLVDEQGVVGRLLNAAVMDTYTMAQVFLVEGLLAVDRS
- a CDS encoding TrmH family RNA methyltransferase, yielding MTDPKLVPSGAASGGPVSDAESDNGASGDAPFEPAPGKGPTEWFEARVGVGPWEVEHPGQPRPVGEEFDQTLLDEGDRRNVVDAYRYWSMEAIVADLDQRRHPLHIAIENFENDSNIGTVVRTANAFLVKTVHIVGRKRWNRRGAMVTDRYQHLLHHSSVGEVVDWARENDLAVVAVDNVPGSIPIETAELPERCLLLFGQEGPGVTEEARRAADMTVSIAQFGSTRSINAGVAAGIAMHAWVRRYADISSAW
- the pyrE gene encoding orotate phosphoribosyltransferase, which encodes MTNVDSTKLQRLAELVKELAVVHGKVTLSSGREADYYVDLRRATLHNEASRLIGSLLRELTADWDYAHVGGLTLGADPVATSVMHAEGRPIDAFVVRKEAKKHGMQRRIEGPDIVGKKVLVVEDTTTTGNSPLTAVAALREAGAEVVGVATVVDRATGAGDVIRAEGLEYRFLLGLDDLGLA
- a CDS encoding sulfurtransferase, whose product is MTTSISVEELRELIRGGNHIVVVDARWTREKTPYDCYTTAHIPLAVFCDPAMDLAGIPSREDGRNPLPEIERVRDAVRRWGVQSDHLVIVYDAGDGLFASRAWWILKWAGLKNVRVLSGGLAEWERQGQETAFGPGNLPHPGGVPVTSGNMPVVGIEEVKSWPEKGILVDAREALRFEGRTERVDLQAGHIPGAVNLAARSLQNKRGGFLPVEELREKFAAVGIVDGSNVAVYSGSGLHSSLFIQALEEAGITGASLYVGGWSQWAGNPKLPIVRL